A window of the Henckelia pumila isolate YLH828 chromosome 3, ASM3356847v2, whole genome shotgun sequence genome harbors these coding sequences:
- the LOC140888774 gene encoding GDSL esterase/lipase At5g33370-like: MSSSYAIFAVALALTTAAAVVPSVEGSRAFFVFGDSLVDNGNNNYLATTARADSPPYGIDYPNHRPTGRFSNGYNLPDLISQELGAETTLPYLSPELTGEKLLVGANFASAGIGILDDTGFQFINIIRMNGQLDYFQKYQQRVTSLIGEEEAKNLVNKALVLITLGGNDFVNNYFLTPITLRALQYNLQDFTHLLISDYKKILQRLYDLGARRVLVTGMGPLGCVPAERASRSTDDQCAEEPQRAAEIFNSLLLPMIDTLNQEVGSGIFIAVNAKEIQNDFIHNPEAFGFVTAKVACCGQGPYNGLGLCTPASNLCPNRDAFAFWDAFHPSEKANKIIVRTIFNGSEQYMSPMNLSTIMMLDSMQP; this comes from the exons ATGTCTTCTTCATACGCCATTTTTGCTGTTGCTCTAGCTCTCACCACGGCGGCAGCCGTCGTGCCGTCGGTGGAGGGTTCGCGTGCTTTCTTTGTATTCGGGGATTCCTTGGTGGACAACGGCAACAACAACTATTTAGCCACCACGGCCCGGGCGGACTCGCCGCCATACGGCATCGACTACCCGAATCACCGTCCCACCGGCCGTTTCTCCAACGGATACAATCTCCCTGATCTCATAA GTCAGGAGCTTGGTGCGGAAACAACACTCCCATATTTGAGCCCTGAGTTAACTGGGGAAAAGCTTTTGGTCGGAGCTAACTTTGCCTCCGCCGGAATCGGAATTCTCGACGATACCGGGTTTCAGTTT aTAAACATCATAAGAATGAACGGGCAACTGGACTATTTCCAAAAGTACCAGCAGCGAGTGACGTCACTAATAGGGGAAGAAGAGGCCAAAAATCTTGTTAACAAAGCTTTAGTTCTGATAACACTTGGTGGCAATGATTTTGTTAATAACTATTTCTTGACCCCAATCACTCTTAGAGCACTTCAGTACAATCTCCAAGATTTTACTCATCTCCTCATCTCCGACTACAAGAAGATTTTACAAAGGCTCTACGATTTGGGAGCCAGGAGAGTTTTGGTGACGGGGATGGGGCCGCTCGGCTGCGTACCGGCCGAGCGCGCCTCCAGGAGCACCGACGACCAGTGTGCGGAGGAGCCTCAACGCGCCGCCGAGATATTTAACAGTTTGCTCCTCCCAATGATCGACACCCTTAATCAAGAAGTGGGTTCGGGCATATTTATAGCTGTTAATGCTAAGGAAATCCAAAACGATTTCATTCACAACCCCGAAGCCTTTG GTTTCGTGACGGCGAAGGTGGCTTGTTGCGGACAAGGGCCCTATAATGGCCTGGGACTGTGCACGCCTGCGTCCAACCTGTGCCCGAACCGAGACGCATTCGCGTTCTGGGATGCCTTCCACCCCTCCGAAAAGGCCAACAAGATCATCGTTCGGACCATATTCAATGGCTCCGAGCAATACATGTCGCCAATGAACCTCAGCACCATCATGATGCTCGATTCCATGCAGCCTTAG
- the LOC140891190 gene encoding uncharacterized protein, which translates to MLVAREMSNEVDLRRSPPNVVAKLMGLETLPRQETDSYMQKSHCRIHPRSHSNKQVNCWEQQIEFFHHVEPNECKDVYEISQNSPHKGRFDRTTDDKKIALIRQKFAEAKRLSIDEKLRQSKQFHDALEVLNANKNLFLQCLQEPNSIIPQNIYDLQSIPTPPGTKRITILRPSKLADGNNFVRSWNKDGEEIKKGSFVLNGLEKSQLVNSPPVSWNNFENSPQPTQIVVLKPSSLKSRDVKVVGAPHSESGRVINGEDLFRNIEDDENEATKAVAKAIRQQMLKKIGKQHRDEALTSSVLSNGYVGDESSFHKSEMEYTDANLSESEVMSPVSRHSWDYINRNGSPYSSSSFSRVSYSPESLVCREAKKRLSERWTLMESNESGLEQLHVRRSSSTLGEMLALSEKKAPVQVEVASLSKEVMDSNSFTGSVLRTNENMVNSPKNLVRSNSVPVSSSEYGTRLNTDVSFPDKVQPEAPKEDTKERSVKSSFRLKVSSLFFSRNKKSRKDESLLSEIKDELHSSTIDCGQIGSHISTDLSNQGSEHFSLNLPEPSNVSYFSNQVRNLGTSLPETGLSMRNPTTFGKLSENLDQPSPISVLDRPFEEDQQSATTFAHYVKPDQQQGFKSRVNPVRSNLIDKSPPIGSIARTLPWDDSCMDTASSYSPNQSSTCQGTDDEEQKWFSFVKTLLSAANTQGKMQFNTFTAKWHSSESPLDPSLRDKYIDLKDREIMFEAKRRQKRSTQKLVFDCVNATLVEIAEDGAFSGLSSIPSIKADYNLLENASYTVLDEVWARMNAWFSCEVKCKSDDSGDENDLVLVREVRKEVVGKWWIDHFRLEIDNFGHEIELKLLEELLQEAVAELTGRA; encoded by the exons ATGCTTGTCGCCCGTGAGATGTCCAATGAAGTAGATTTGAGGCGCAGTCCACCTAATGTAGTTGCCAAATTAATGGggcttgaaactcttccaagacAGGAAACTGATTCATATATGCAAAAAAGCCATTGTAGAATTCACCCTCGAAGTCATTCAAACAAACAAGTGAATTGCTGGGAGCAGCAAATTGAGTTCTTTCACCACGTGGAGCCAAATGAATGTAAAGATGTTTATGAAATATCCCAGAATTCACCACATAAGGGGAGATTTGATAGAACTACAGATGACAAAAAGATAGCTCTCATTCGTCAGAAGTTTGCAGAAGCGAAACGCCTGTCTATAGATGAAAAGCTTCGCCAATCAAAGCAATTTCATGACGCTTTAGAAGTGCTGAATGCCAACAAAAATTTGTTCCTacagtgtctgcaagaaccaaatTCAATTATTCCCCAAAATATTTACGATTTACAGTCTATTCCTACTCCTCCAGGGACAAAGCGCATCACCATTCTAAGACCTTCAAAGCTTGCAGACGGTAATAACTTTGTTAGATCTTGGAATAAAGATGGAGAAGAAATTAAAAAAGGTTCATTTGTGCTTAATGGGCTGGAGAAAAGCCAACTGGTTAATTCCCCTCCAGTAAGTtggaataattttgaaaattctcCTCAACCAACTCAAATAGTAGTTCTAAAACCAAGTTCTTTGAAGTCACGTGATGTTAAGGTTGTGGGAGCTCCTCATTCAGAATCAGGAAGGGTAATAAATGGGGAAGACTTATTTCGGAATATAGAGGATGATGAGAATGAAGCAACGAAAGCAGTTGCAAAGGCTATCAGACAGCAAATGCTTAAAAAGATTGGTAAGCAGCACAGAGATGAAGCTCTGACTTCTTCCGTGCTTTCGAATGGCTATGTAGGTGATGAAAGCTCCTTTCATAAATCAGAAATGGAATACACTGATGCTAATCTTAGCGAATCAGAAGTCATGTCACCTGTATCTAGGCACTCTTGGGATTATATTAACAGGAATGGAAGTCCCTACTCATCCTCCTCATTTAGTAGAGTATCCTATTCTCCAGAATCATTAGTTTGCAGAGAAGCGAAGAAACGTCTCTCTGAAAGGTGGACCTTGATGGAGTCCAATGAAAGTGGTCTTGAACAGCTACATGTAAGAAGAAGCTCTAGCACATTAGGCGAAATGCTTGCACTTTCTGAGAAAAAGGCACCTGTGCAAGTTGAAGTAGCCAGTTTGAGTAAAGAAGTTATGGATTCAAATTCTTTCACCGGTAGTGTTCTTAGAACGAATGAAAACATGGTTAATTCACCAAAGAATCTTGTGAGATCGAATTCTGTACCTGTTTCTTCTTCTGAATATGGAACCAGGTTAAACACTGATGTTTCATTTCCCGATAAGGTCCAGCCAGAAGCTCCAAAGGAAGACACAAAGGAAAGAAGTGTTAAATCATCATTTAGATTGAAGGTGTCGAGCTTGTTTTTCTCAAGAAACAAAAAATCTCGTAAAGATGAATCACTTTTATCTGAAATCAAAGATGAGCTTCACTCCTCTACAATTGATTGTGGACAAATTGGAAGCCATATATCTACAGATCTTAGCAACCAAGGATCTGAACATTTTTCGCTTAATCTGCCTGAACCTTCAAACGTATCATATTTTTCAAATCAAGTTCGCAATTTAGGCACATCACTGCCTGAG ACAGGATTGTCCATGAGAAACCCTACTACATTTGGAAAACTCAGTGAGAACTTGGATCAGCCGAGCCCAATTTCTGTCTTAGATCGACCCTTTGAAGAGGATCAACAGTCAGCAACTACGTTTGCACATTATGTCAAACCCGACCAACAACAAG GTTTTAAGTCACGTGTCAATCCTGTTAGGTCAAACTTGATTGACAAATCACCACCTATAGGATCCATTGCTCGAACTCTTCCGTGGGATGATTCATGTATGGACACAGCCTCGTCATACTCTCCAAACCAATCCTCAACGTGCCAAGGAACAGATGATGAAGAACAAAAATGGTTTTCTTTTGTCAAGACACTTTTATCTGCGGCCAATACGCAAGGTAAGATGCAATTTAACACATTCACAGCCAAATGGCACTCTTCTGAAAGCCCGTTGGACCCATCGTTAAGAGACAAGTACATAGATCTGAAAGACCGGGAGATAATGTTTGAGGCAAAACGGAGGCAAAAGAGATCTACCCAGAAGCTTGTTTTTGATTGTGTGAATGCCACATTAGTTGAAATTGCAGAAGATGGGGCGTTCTCGGGCCTAAGCTCCATTCCATCCATTAAAGCTGACTATAACTTGTTAGAAAATGCATCATACACAGTGCTGGATGAGGTGTGGGCACGAATGAATGCTTGGTTTTCTTGTGAGGTCAAATGTAAGTCAGACGATAGTGGGGACGAAAATGACCTGGTTTTGGTGAGGGAGGTGAGAAAGGAGGTGGTAGGAAAGTGGTGGATCGATCATTTTAGATTAGAGATCGATAATTTTGGTCACGAAATTGAATTGAAGTTGCTGGAAGAGCTCCTGCAGGAAGCTGTAGCTGAACTTACAGGTAGAGCATAA